The window CCCGTTTCCGTCACCGCATCACCATTGACCTGCAGGCGCTCGGGTTCATCCGGGCTGGCCCCCGAGAGCCGCCGCTCGGTCTGTCGCAACGCCACGGCCGCGAAAAACACGGCGAGGAAGCCCCAGGCGCTGATCACGAGGCTGAGACCGTACACGACCGCAATCAGCCCCAGGCCCAGGAAGTCGTCCATCAGGCGGCGTTCGGTCCGGTTGTTGCGCAGCCTGTGCCCGACATGGGCAAGAGCGGCCCCCGCCGCCACGCCGAGCGCAATGCCGGCCGCCGTGGCCCACACCACATCCACGAGAACCCAGCGCATGCCGAATTGGCCGAGCTCGTGCAGTCCCAGGAGTCCCAGTCCCAGCATCACGAACGGGAACGCGCTGCCGTCATTCATGCCCGCCTCGCAGGTCAGCGTGAAGCGCAGACGGTCGCGATCGTGCGGGTGCCGGATCTGGACGTCCGTGGCCAACACCGGATCGGTCGGGGCAACGATCGCACCGAGCAGCACGGCAGCCCCGAGCGGCAGCCCCAGGGCGTAGTGGCCGAATGCGGCGACCAGCCCGACCGTGACCGCCATCGCCACGAAGGCGAGGAGGATGGGCGTGCGCCAGCGCGGCAGGCTCACCGGCACCGGCATCTTGACGCCAGCCGCATACAGCGAGATGAGCGCTGCCGCCTCGGTCAGCACCTCGAGCAGGGCCGATTGCTTGAGCGGATTGAAATGGAAGAGGTGCAGCACCGTCGGTCCGACCAACATACCGACGGTGAGGTAGATGATCGCGCTCGTGACGGGCAGGCGCTTGAGAATCGACGAGGTCAGCCCCATGGCCAGCAACAGGCCGCCGACCAGCAGGAACCACTGTGCGTTAGTCATCAAGAATCCGTGATTGCAGGGGCCGCGATTGCGCCCTGATGGTGCCCAAGAAGGGACTCGAACCCCCACGCCTTGCGGCGCCAGAACCTAAATCTGGTGCGTCTACCAATTCCGCCACTTGGGCCCCGCAATGCCCGCGTTGCGGGCTGCCGCCATTGCAGCGGCGCGCGCATTATACACGGCCTCACATCCGCAGGCGTTCGGCGTACCCGGTCATTTCGAGATAGCCGCGGCCGATTTCGCGCCCCGCCTCGAACAGTTGCACGGCCCCTTCCCAATAGACGGCGCCGGTGGAACGGCGGCTGTCCAGTTCCTGGTCGTCCATCAGGGGACGCAGCTGCAGGCGGCGGCCGTCGATGTCGATGGCCCATTCGACCGCATATTCGGCCCCCGTCCGCGGCGAACGCCAGCGTCGCAGGGGCGTAAACACCACCTGGCCGGCCCGCAGGGCGCGGGTTTCGCCTTGCGCGGTGCGCAGCGTGCCGGCGGCCCACATCGCTCCGCCCAACTCGTCTCGCATGCGGAAGGCCATCAGCGAGCCGCCGTCATTGAGATTGATGCCGATCCAGTCCCAGCCGCGTGCGCCCTCGGGTATCAGCTCGCTGGACCATTCGTGGTCCAGCCACGCCCGCCCCGTGACCGGCACCGCGGCGCCGTCGACTCGCAGGGATCCGGCGACCGCAAGCTGGGGCCGGCTGTAGTAGTAGCTGGCGTGCTTGGGGTCACCGGCCTTCTGGCTGAAACCGCCCTCGCCATTGAGAACGGGGGCCGCTGCGGGGTCGAGGCGCAGGTCGAACGCGAAGTCCTCGGCCTCCACGTGGCCCTGGTAGTGATCCCCGCTCCATTCGAGCCGCCAGTCGCGCGCCCAGACCTGCGTCCGCCCCGTGGCAGCGCCCGCGACCGGATCGAGCGCCCGTTCGCTGCGTTCGGCATGCCGCAGGCGGCCCACGGACGGGTCGGCCAGCGCGGCATGGGCGAGCACGAGCTGGTGCGGGGCAAACCGGCTCGGATTGTCCTCCGCGATGCCGGGCCGGACGCGGAAGAAGGTGACCTGGAAGCCGCGCTCGACGCCCTGCCCGTCGGTGAGCCAGCCCGTCACGTACCACCACTCCGTGCGAAATTGCGGATGCGCACCGCCGTCGTCGGGAAAGCGCAGGGCCTTGCCCGGCAGCACGGGCGGATAGCCGACCTCGGCCACCGCCGGCAACACGAGCGCCACGCACAGGCCGAGCAGCGCGGCATGCCGGATCCACCGCATCGCCATCACCAGTCCTCCCGCACGGCGAGTACGGCCGAATCGCGCATCGCCTGATACCCGGACACGCGCGCGGCCAACGCGGCGAGCGCGACCACGATGAGGGCAAATGCCAGCAAGGCGACGCCCGGAAGATGCAGATCCATGCTCCAGTGAAAGCTCTGACGATTCACGACTTCGATCAGCACGAGGGCCACGGCGGTTCCCGCGACAAGGCCGAGGGCGGTTCCGGCCACGGCCGTCAGCAATCCCTCGAGGGTGATCAGCCGACCGATTTCCCGCCGTGTCAGCCCGAGGTGGCGCAGCACGCCGAATTCCTTGCGCCGCGCGAGCGAGAGTGCCGCAAAGCTGGTGCTTACGCCGAACAAGCCGATGAGCACGGCCACCACTTCCATCACGTAGGTGACGAGAAAGGTGCGGTCGAAGATCGCGAGGCTCAGCGCGCGGATCTCGCCCGGTGCGGCAATCCTCGCCGCACTTTTGCCGAGCAGCGCGCGCACGGCGGCAGCAACCGCGTTGAAGGATGCGCCGTCGGCGAGGAAGACGGCGACATCGTTGGCGACGAGGTCGCCGGTCGCGGCACGATAGTCATCGAGATCGATCGCGACGGCACCCTGCTGCCGCGCGTAATCGCGCCAGACCCCCGCGATGCGGAAGGCGACCGGCTTGCCGGCGAGCGGCAGGACGAGGCGATCGCCGGGCTTCACCGCAAAAAGGTCGGCCACCGCTTCGGACACCCATGCGGGCTTCTCGTCGGCGGGCACCCGCGCCGTCGCGCCCACCAGCGGAAGGCGGCTGCCGCCGTCCAGCGGGCGTGCGATCAGGGTCACCGGCAGGTGGCGGTCATCCAGGCGCAGCGTGTCGAAGCGCACGGGCATGATTCGTGACACCCCCTGCAGCGCAGCGATCCGCTGCAGGGTTCCGGGTGCAAAGAACCCGCTCGTCCCCTGCGACGCAGCGCTGACGTAGAGGTCCGCGGGCAGCACGGCAGTCAGCCAGCGATCGACCGAATCACGGAAAGAGGCGACCATGATCGCCATCGCGACCGCGAGCGCGACACTCGCGACGACGCCGGCCCCTGCGACGACGGCCTGCCCCGGCGCCGCCGCGAGGCGCGCACGCGCAAGCTGCCACAGGATTTTGCGCGATCCGGCCGCGGGGTGCACTGCAGTGCGCACGATCATGGGCAGGACCAGCACGGCACCGACGAGGATGAACGCTACGGCCAGATATCCGAAGACCGGCATGCCGCCGACGGGGGGCAACAGGCACAGCGCGAAGGCCAGTCCGAGACAGCCAGCGGCGATTCGCGGGCGGGCGCGGAAACGGAACATGTGCGCCTCGTCGCCGGACTTGAGCGCACGTGCGGGCAGCATGCGCCGCGCGTCGCGTGCCGGCAGCCATGCGCCCGCCAGCCCGGCGGCGACGCCCAGCAGCAGGTAGGCGCCGCTCGCCGGCGAGTCGAAGTGCAGCGCAGGCGCAACGCCGCGGAAATAACCAGCTCCGAGATCGCCGCCGACGACGTCGAACGCGACGGCGGCGATGCCGTGTCCGACCGCGATCCCGAGCAGGCCGCCCGCCAGCCCGACCACCGCGCCTTCGACGAGCAGGCCGCGCATCAGCGCCCGGCGGTCGAGTCCCAGCGCACGCAGGAAGGCGAGCTCCTGCCGGCGGCGCGCGACCGACAGGAACTGTGTCGAGAAGACCAGGAACCCGCCGGTGACGAGTGCGATCGCCGCGAGCATCGTGAGATTCACGCGATACGCACGCGACAGGCCCGCCGACTGGTCTTCCGTCGCCTGCGGCGTGAGCACTTCGACGCCCGCCGGCAGTCCGGCGGCTAGCGCGCGGCGGGCGGCCGCGATGTCGACGCCGGGCTTCAAGCGCAGGTCGATGCGCGTGATGCGGCCCAGCCGGCCAAAGAGCGCCTGGGCGGCCGCAATGTCCATCACCGCGAGCGCACGCCCCTGCCCCGCGCCGGGCACCGACCCCGCGATATGCAACGATGCGACCTGCGTGCCGGCCTGCACGTCCAGCCGGCCCCCCGGGGCAACGCCCAGTTCCGCCTGCGCTGCCGGGCTCGCGAACAGCACGCCGGGCCGCAGCACCGTCAGGTCACGCTCGCCCCGTTGCGCTTCGGCCACCAGCGGCATCAGGGCCGGACTCACCTGCGCGACCCGCAGCGCGTCGATGCCGAAGATCCGCAGCGATCGGTCGCGCCCGGGCAGGCGGACGTCGAGTTCGAGGACCGGGCTGGCATCGGCGACCTCGTCGCGGATCGCGAGCCGGCCATGCACGGCATCGTCGAACCCCTCGCGCGGGCCGATCACCTGGAGATCCGCTTCGCCCGCCAGCAGACGCATGCCGCGGCCGAATTCGTCGAGTGCCACGCTGTGGATGATCTGCACCGCCAGCCCGAGAGCGACGCCGAGCGCGATTGCGAACAGCGACAGCGCCGTTGCAAGGCGTCGGCGCGCGAGGCTCGCAAGGAAGATGCGACGCAGTACCGCACTCACGTGCGCGCCGCCTCCGCGTGCAGGCCGCCGGCGGACAGGCGCAGGACGCGGTCGGCCCGGGATGCGGCGGCGCGCGAGTGCGTGACGAGAACGCCCATCGCACCGTCGCGGCGAATGCCCTCCAGGAGCAGATCGAGCACGCCCGCCGCGCGGTCGGGATCGAGATTGCCCGTCGGTTCGTCGGCGAGCACCAGCGCGGGCCGATGCACGAGGGCACGCGCGATCGCGACGCGCTGCAATTCGCCGCCGGAAAGCTCGCGCGGCCAGCCCTTGGCGCGATCGACAAGCCCCACCCGCTCCAGCATCGCCCGCGCGCGGTGATCGGCCTCGATGCCATGCTCATCGAGCAGCCACAGGGGAAGCGCGACGTTCTGCAAGACGCTGAGATGCGGAAGGATGTGAAAGGCCTGGAACACGAACCCGTAGCTGCGCCGACGCAGCCGCGCGAAGGCGTCAT is drawn from Azoarcus sp. DN11 and contains these coding sequences:
- a CDS encoding ABC transporter permease yields the protein MSAVLRRIFLASLARRRLATALSLFAIALGVALGLAVQIIHSVALDEFGRGMRLLAGEADLQVIGPREGFDDAVHGRLAIRDEVADASPVLELDVRLPGRDRSLRIFGIDALRVAQVSPALMPLVAEAQRGERDLTVLRPGVLFASPAAQAELGVAPGGRLDVQAGTQVASLHIAGSVPGAGQGRALAVMDIAAAQALFGRLGRITRIDLRLKPGVDIAAARRALAAGLPAGVEVLTPQATEDQSAGLSRAYRVNLTMLAAIALVTGGFLVFSTQFLSVARRRQELAFLRALGLDRRALMRGLLVEGAVVGLAGGLLGIAVGHGIAAVAFDVVGGDLGAGYFRGVAPALHFDSPASGAYLLLGVAAGLAGAWLPARDARRMLPARALKSGDEAHMFRFRARPRIAAGCLGLAFALCLLPPVGGMPVFGYLAVAFILVGAVLVLPMIVRTAVHPAAGSRKILWQLARARLAAAPGQAVVAGAGVVASVALAVAMAIMVASFRDSVDRWLTAVLPADLYVSAASQGTSGFFAPGTLQRIAALQGVSRIMPVRFDTLRLDDRHLPVTLIARPLDGGSRLPLVGATARVPADEKPAWVSEAVADLFAVKPGDRLVLPLAGKPVAFRIAGVWRDYARQQGAVAIDLDDYRAATGDLVANDVAVFLADGASFNAVAAAVRALLGKSAARIAAPGEIRALSLAIFDRTFLVTYVMEVVAVLIGLFGVSTSFAALSLARRKEFGVLRHLGLTRREIGRLITLEGLLTAVAGTALGLVAGTAVALVLIEVVNRQSFHWSMDLHLPGVALLAFALIVVALAALAARVSGYQAMRDSAVLAVREDW
- a CDS encoding ABC transporter ATP-binding protein → MFEIDGLKKRFDSEGPRPLFEGVSLQLRRGECVAIMGESGVGKSTLLNCMAGLEPADGGSIRLDGTELVGLDDDAFARLRRRSYGFVFQAFHILPHLSVLQNVALPLWLLDEHGIEADHRARAMLERVGLVDRAKGWPRELSGGELQRVAIARALVHRPALVLADEPTGNLDPDRAAGVLDLLLEGIRRDGAMGVLVTHSRAAASRADRVLRLSAGGLHAEAART
- a CDS encoding lipocalin-like domain-containing protein, which gives rise to MRWIRHAALLGLCVALVLPAVAEVGYPPVLPGKALRFPDDGGAHPQFRTEWWYVTGWLTDGQGVERGFQVTFFRVRPGIAEDNPSRFAPHQLVLAHAALADPSVGRLRHAERSERALDPVAGAATGRTQVWARDWRLEWSGDHYQGHVEAEDFAFDLRLDPAAAPVLNGEGGFSQKAGDPKHASYYYSRPQLAVAGSLRVDGAAVPVTGRAWLDHEWSSELIPEGARGWDWIGINLNDGGSLMAFRMRDELGGAMWAAGTLRTAQGETRALRAGQVVFTPLRRWRSPRTGAEYAVEWAIDIDGRRLQLRPLMDDQELDSRRSTGAVYWEGAVQLFEAGREIGRGYLEMTGYAERLRM
- a CDS encoding cation:proton antiporter; protein product: MTNAQWFLLVGGLLLAMGLTSSILKRLPVTSAIIYLTVGMLVGPTVLHLFHFNPLKQSALLEVLTEAAALISLYAAGVKMPVPVSLPRWRTPILLAFVAMAVTVGLVAAFGHYALGLPLGAAVLLGAIVAPTDPVLATDVQIRHPHDRDRLRFTLTCEAGMNDGSAFPFVMLGLGLLGLHELGQFGMRWVLVDVVWATAAGIALGVAAGAALAHVGHRLRNNRTERRLMDDFLGLGLIAVVYGLSLVISAWGFLAVFFAAVALRQTERRLSGASPDEPERLQVNGDAVTETGRYAERMAATSVSEGSLVFKEHLERLSEIVLILLIGGTLFVDSWSWRAVSLAVFLFVVARPVSVFIGLAGTRAPWNARALAGWFGVRGIGSLYYLMYAIQHGLPEKLALELIHMTLIVVTLSILCHGISVKPLMDRFWSGR